One genomic window of Entelurus aequoreus isolate RoL-2023_Sb linkage group LG07, RoL_Eaeq_v1.1, whole genome shotgun sequence includes the following:
- the LOC133654369 gene encoding cytosolic sulfotransferase 1-like: MLPSVYPRAAVATGKDLADRLTVTPRLIKTHLPVQLLPETFWENNCRAVYVARNPKDVAVSHFHFSRMNSIHPAPGDWDGFLQRFMEGKMVYGPWHEHVVGWWEKKQTYPKLHYMFYEDLSENVGQEIDKLCSFIGLSLSAEEKEAIVTAVKFDNMKNNKLTNFTNAPLMNLKVSPFMRKGKVGDWKNHFTVAQNEQCDEYYNQKIRDPALQFRTHV; the protein is encoded by the exons Atgcttccatcagtctaccccagggcagctgtggctacag GAAAAGACCTGGCAGACCGACTCACTGTCACTCCTCGTCTCATTAAAACTCATCTGCCAGTCCAACTTCTCCCAGagacattttgggagaacaactGTCGG gcAGTCTACGTGGCTCGTAACCCAAAGGATGTCGCCGTGTCCCACTTCCACTTTAGCCGCATGAACAGCATCCACCCTGCCCCAGGAGACTGGGATGGCTTTCTACAAAGATTCATGGAGGGAAAGA TGGTTTATGGACCCTGGCATGAGCATGTGGTCGGCTGGTGGGAGAAAAAACAAACATATCCAAAGCTTCATTATATGTTCTATGAAGATCTAAGTGAG AACGTGGGACAAGAGATCGACAAACTGTGCAGTTTCATCGGCTTGTCTCTCTCAGCCGAGGAGAAGGAGGCCATCGTGACTGCTGTGAAATTTGACAATATGAAAAATAACAAACTGACCAACTTTACCAATGCTCCCTTGATGAATCTGAAGGTGTCTCCTTTCATGAGAAAAG GGAAAGTTGGTGACTGGAAGAATCATTTCACCGTGGCCCAGAACGAGCAGTGTGATGAATACTACAACCAGAAAATTAGAGATCCGGCGCTGCAATTCCGCACCCACGTTTAG
- the LOC133653854 gene encoding proline-rich transmembrane protein 3-like, with protein sequence MAFMLLLFLRFLTFSLHSCDAQVIIGTSSSFAPPDLPKDSQPSKTDGYLSSTPHSGRSAEPAKVTMWDQLTTTNAVQRGQIIHPTASSMSTLSSQTRSHGTNISQASIAKPRIDLTNHSGALAKEKSATKSLSAPVLTSPSSKPVIAINPPADTSDLQGLGSGSTTLMLEKEELLPPVPTTADLMEHYQAHTQAKRSEVHNSSTVEPHMLALTPQTGSRASQATASVFVITGDPAAKTPLSKHDLGVAVTLHTLSTTTVGSTGKQPEIPGQPVTNQNRNISHSVTAIAATTTIASMLTTTDRKRQTKATNKPNQTHLVKKGTRTTVQPTATVNSSVLTTTVAPVTQTILAPTYRIDMKNRSILLGHPQQVPHSTFNPSTSASNELSPNGSLIYWGDLSRTLAFAWALHVYGSASLFLLLFGGSALGLILSPGSNCPHRGALALANAFLFLVGGLRASLFLIDPYGTQKILPRSAVAAIYNLPLHLLVWTQATLALLALKVAGVRALPATLERPPLVAVLAVLQCTLLLAADLLSPALSPVVPVTLQVLSLCWGLGLCFGFLFYVFPRIRCPPIPHPGITEEANRKAWSGSRSKGVILGKVLAVCAVLGALCCGLHVHATLWLYGLLGDWMSFNWGWWLVHFWARLLELAWGLSLLLLASWVFWRPQCCQPREEGGAGDKRTTGEMPSPGHSGGSSHRHTCWFKIVQSLTGKPCRKSDSNGIGGASTAEVPNNWAGHERPGTDITKSLIRNQNHEQTIAQPQCIKDSNRARNHRGHSAERAISDGSAGSLLRLQAMDVPRHRSGSGSLDQDRDTSLSMCEFDLRPPSPINLTRSIDEALHREHLLEGGSLFHPLNLTLQSPSPGSGDSPGPWLRRNSDPQFSESSEAPTESSMPLGGSILSSVPSRQVTAPPTPSYQGHRWAGNEVGNVPSSVSCPVSLHPSRTSTGHLGEDGVDDTRPFITPDSDRRRGRSAKPVGSHSYLEVSRHDDSASVSSEIIDL encoded by the exons ATGGCTTtcatgcttcttctttttttaagatTCCTCACCTTTTCCCTCCATTCCTGTGATGCCCAGGTCATCATTGGCACATCCTCTTCATTTGCTCCCCCTGATCTTCCCAAAGACTCTCAACCTTCCAAGACAGATGGATATCTGTCCTCTACGCCTCACAGTGGGCGCAGTGCTGAGCCAGCTAAGGTTACAATGTGGGATCAGCTGACAACAACAAATGCAGTGCAGCGAGGACAAATAATACACCCAACTGCCTCTTCTATGTCAACCCTTTCTTCTCAGACACGAAGCCATGGGACAAACATTAGTCAAGCGAGCATCGCCAAGCCCAGGATAGACCTAACTAACCACAGTGGGGCTTTGGCAAAAGAAAAATCTGCCACAAAAAGCTTGTCGGCACCTGTGCTCACTTCACCCTCCAGTAAACCAGTGATCGCCATCAATCCACCTGCAGATACAAGTGATTTACAGGGGCTAGGATCAGGAAGTACAACATTGATGCTTGAAAAAGAGGAATTACTTCCTCCTGTGCCAACAACTGCTGATTTAATGGAGCACTATCAAGCACACACACAGGCTAAAAGATCTGAAGTACACAATTCATCAACTGTGGAGCCCCATATGTTGGCACTGACACCACAAACTGGATCAAGAGCCTCACAGGCCACAGCTTCTGTTTTTGTGATAACAG GTGATCCTGCTGCAAAAACTCCTCTTTCAAAACATGACTTGGGAGTTGCAGTGACTCTACACACACTTTCCACCACTACAGTTGGATCCACTGGGAAACAGCCAGAGATTCCTGGACAACCAGTTACCAATCAAAACAGGAACATTTCACATTCAGTGACAGCGATAGCAGCTACAACTACCATAGCTAGTATGCTTACAACTACTGATAGGAAACGACAAACCAAAGCAACAAATAAACCCAATCAAACACACCTGGTAAAAAAGGGAACTAGGACGACCGTGCAGCCAACAGCAACAG TGAACTCGTCGGTCCTGACAACAACAGTGGCACCAGTTACCCAAACAATCTTGGCCCCAACTTACCGCATTGATATGAAGAACCGCTCCATTTTGCTGGGTCATCCTCAGCAAGTGCCTCACTCCACGTTTAACCCGTCCACTTCTGCCAGCAACGAACTCTCCCCAAATGGCAGCCTTATCTACTGGGGTGACCTGAGCAGGACTCTGGCTTTTGCTTGGGCCCTTCATGTCTATGGATCAGCAAGCCTTTTCCTGCTTTTGTTTGGCGGATCTGCACTTGGACTCATCTTGTCACCTGGCTCAAATTGTCCTCATCGGGGGGCTCTTGCTCTCGCCAATGCATTTTTGTTTCTCGTTGGAGGATTGAGAGCATCCCTCTTTCTTATTGATCCCTACGGGACACAGAAAATCCTTCCTCGCTCTGCAGTTGCGGCCATTTACAATTTGCCACTACACTTGCTAGTGTGGACACAAGCTACCCTGGCCCTACTGGCCTTGAAGGTGGCTGGAGTAAGAGCTTTACCTGCAACATTAGAGCGTCCCCCCCTGGTGGCTGTGTTGGCTGTGCTGCAGTGCACTCTGCTGCTGGCAGCAGATCTGCTTTCCCCAGCGCTGTCCCCTGTGGTGCCTGTTACCCTGCAAGTTCTGTCCCTGTGCTGGGGTCTGGGTCTGTGTTTCGGATTCCTCTTTTATGTGTTTCCTCGTATACGATGTCCTCCCATACCTCACCCTGGAATAACTGAAGAGGCCAACAGAAAGGCTTGGTCAGGAAGCAGGAGCAAAGGGGTGATTCTGGGAAAAGTACTGGCAGTTTGTGCAGTTTTAGGGGCTCTGTGCTGTGGGCTACATGTTCATGCCACCCTCTGGCTCTATGGACTGCTAGGAGACTGGATGAGTTTCAACTGGGGTTGGTGGCTGGTTCATTTCTGGGCCAGACTGTTGGAGCTGGCCTGGGGATTATCCCTCCTACTCTTGGCTTCATGGGTCTTTTGGAGGCCTCAATGTTGCCAGCCAAGAGAAGAAGGTGGAGCAGGAGATAAAAGAACAACAGGAGAGATGCCGTCACCTGGCCATTCTGGAGGCTCTTCTCATAGACACACATGCTGGTTCAAGATAGTCCAAAGTCTCACGGGTAAGCCTTGCAGAAAGTCTGATAGTAACGGTATTGGAGGAGCAAGTACAGCAGAGGTTCCTAACAACTGGGCTGGCCACGAACGTCCTGGAACTGACATCACAAAGAGTCTAATCAGGAACCAGAATCATGAGCAAACAATTGCCCAGCCACAGTGCATCAAAGACAGCAACCGGGCACGCAACCACAGGGGCCACTCTGCAGAACGTGCCATATCTGATGGTTCCGCAGGCTCCTTGCTGAGACTGCAGGCAATGGACGTGCCTCGACATCGCTCAGGAAGTGGAAGTCTGGATCAAGATAGGGACACATCCCTTTCAATGTGTGAGTTTGATCTACGGCCCCCTTCTCCCATTAACCTCACCCGCAGTATCGATGAGGCTCTGCACAGAGAACACCTGCTTGAAGGTGGTAGCCTGTTTCATCCTTTAAACCTAACTTTACAATCCCCCTCCCCTGGATCAGGGGACAGTCCGGGGCCTTGGCTGCGCAGGAACAGTGACCCTCAATTTTCTGAAAGCAGTGAGGCTCCTACAGAGTCCTCGATGCCTTTGGGCGGCAGCATTCTCAGCAGTGTGCCCAGCAGGCAGGTGACTGCGCCACCTACACCCTCCTACCAGGGTCACAGGTGGGCCGGGAACGAGGTGGGGAATGTGCCCTCATCAGTGTCCTGCCCCGTGTCACTTCATCCCTCAAGAACATCAACAGGACATCTGGGGGAGGATGGAGTGGATGACACACGGCCCTTCATTACACCAGACTCTGACCGGAGGCGGGGAAGGTCTGCGAAGCCCGTGGGTTCACACAGTTACCTTGAGGTCAGCCGACACGACGACTCTGCTAGTGTGAGCAGTGAAATTATTGACTTATGA